The Pseudofrankia inefficax genome window below encodes:
- a CDS encoding sulfotransferase family protein: MLDIIGVGFGRTGTLSLKSALEQLGFGPCHHGDEVIAHRETAVDWIQAADGRPVDWDAIYDGYRSTVDWPGARFWRELTAHFPEAKVILTFRDPEQWYESMCNTVFRAISNVPAQVPPEVLPLITMIRRVTMDGVFGGEVPDRETALRIFAEHIEAVRAQIPGDRLLIFDVAEGWGPLCAFLDVPVPATPFPRANDQDFFTTTHQTRLATAALAAAAGDEASKS, translated from the coding sequence ATGCTCGACATCATAGGCGTCGGATTCGGGCGGACCGGAACACTGTCACTCAAATCCGCGCTCGAACAGCTCGGCTTCGGCCCCTGTCACCACGGCGACGAGGTGATCGCGCACCGGGAGACCGCGGTCGACTGGATCCAGGCGGCGGACGGAAGGCCGGTCGACTGGGATGCCATCTATGACGGCTACCGGTCGACCGTCGACTGGCCCGGTGCCCGTTTCTGGCGGGAGCTCACGGCGCACTTCCCGGAAGCCAAGGTGATTCTCACCTTCCGCGATCCGGAGCAGTGGTACGAGAGCATGTGCAACACGGTCTTTCGGGCAATCTCGAATGTGCCGGCGCAGGTTCCGCCGGAAGTCCTTCCTCTGATCACAATGATCAGAAGGGTGACGATGGACGGCGTGTTCGGCGGCGAGGTCCCGGACCGGGAGACCGCCCTGCGGATCTTCGCCGAGCACATCGAGGCCGTCCGCGCCCAGATCCCCGGCGACCGGCTGCTGATCTTCGACGTGGCCGAGGGCTGGGGCCCGCTCTGCGCGTTCCTCGACGTCCCGGTCCCGGCGACCCCGTTCCCCCGCGCCAACGACCAGGACTTCTTCACCACCACGCACCAGACCAGGCTCGCCACGGCAGCGCTCGCGGCCGCCGCCGGCGACGAGGCATCGAAGAGTTAG
- a CDS encoding SIS domain-containing protein, with amino-acid sequence MDAELFQADLEAKPARLRELSAQLGHLWAGVDTDRPILLLGMGSSHYAGGVVAARLRAAGTPAVAEIASNDLLPRPRPGTLVIAVSASGGSTETLDAVRRLRDADPGGAVTFVALTNRAGSELESSCDVAVPMLAGTELGGVACRSFQHTLATLLALPALAGRTPWPETVGKAAEATEDLLARRDTWLATTAELLLGPHGTHVAAPARRLSSAQQSALMLREGPRLPAVACETGDWSHVDVYLTKTTDYRLLLCGGSRWEPELFRWTKERGSTVVAVGAPAPDAAYTLRYRHDEDDGVRLLTETLVAELLAADAWRRSAATA; translated from the coding sequence ATGGACGCCGAGCTGTTCCAAGCGGACCTCGAGGCGAAGCCGGCGCGGCTGCGCGAGCTGTCGGCCCAGCTCGGCCACCTGTGGGCCGGCGTCGACACCGACCGGCCGATCCTGCTGCTCGGGATGGGCTCGTCGCACTACGCCGGCGGTGTCGTGGCGGCCCGGCTGCGGGCGGCCGGCACGCCCGCCGTCGCCGAGATCGCCAGCAATGACCTCCTGCCCCGGCCGCGGCCCGGCACGCTGGTGATCGCGGTGTCCGCGTCCGGCGGGTCGACCGAGACCCTCGACGCCGTCCGCAGGCTGCGGGACGCCGATCCGGGAGGCGCGGTCACCTTCGTCGCGCTGACCAACCGGGCCGGCAGCGAGCTGGAGTCGTCGTGCGACGTCGCCGTGCCGATGCTCGCCGGCACGGAGCTGGGCGGCGTCGCGTGCCGCTCCTTCCAGCACACCCTGGCCACCCTGCTCGCCCTGCCCGCTCTCGCCGGCCGGACGCCGTGGCCGGAGACGGTCGGGAAGGCGGCCGAAGCGACGGAGGACCTGCTGGCCCGGCGGGATACCTGGCTGGCGACGACCGCCGAGCTGCTGCTCGGCCCGCACGGCACCCATGTCGCGGCGCCGGCCCGCCGGTTGTCGTCCGCGCAGCAGTCGGCCCTGATGCTGCGTGAAGGACCACGGCTGCCGGCGGTTGCCTGCGAGACCGGCGACTGGAGCCACGTCGACGTCTATCTCACCAAAACCACCGACTACCGGCTGCTGCTGTGCGGCGGTTCCCGTTGGGAGCCCGAGCTGTTCCGGTGGACGAAGGAGCGCGGCAGCACGGTCGTCGCCGTCGGCGCGCCGGCCCCGGACGCCGCGTACACGCTGCGGTATCGGCATGACGAGGACGACGGCGTCCGGCTGCTCACCGAGACCCTGGTCGCCGAGCTTCTCGCCGCAGACGCCTGGCGACGTTCCGCCGCCACCGCGTAG
- a CDS encoding aminoglycoside phosphotransferase gives MADGSPTLPLVVELVDGAWRARPSGPGAGVALLALLRSDGDVPDGFRITRGVSRPFEPTERRVTADQTNESWIIGEAAVVKWTTQPLVGPDPERLRRLVAAGFSRTPALWGMIEWRTPDGHWVPVATVNDLVPGAEDGWTWCVDEARHALAALDPPAAAPVPRGDEGDGRVGRPFGAELGALTAAMHLALADRTPATASPDEALSWLEAAEDLLGQVSSPLLDAHRDSIAAALGPLGQAAGTPLVAAHGDFHVGQLLRAPGGPLFVIDFDGNPTLTPRQRRAPQPAALDVAGMLLSLENVGHVVCHHNPEVPAAAAATWTASVQAEFLDSYRAGLGSAGRGDLLDESLLEAYGWQQLCRELAYADRHLPRWRYVPEAALRRRFPPPAGPEDA, from the coding sequence GTGGCTGACGGTTCCCCCACGCTGCCGCTCGTCGTCGAGCTCGTCGATGGCGCCTGGCGGGCCCGGCCCAGCGGTCCCGGCGCGGGAGTCGCGTTGCTCGCGCTGCTGCGCTCCGATGGCGACGTTCCGGACGGCTTCCGGATTACTCGCGGGGTCAGCCGGCCGTTCGAGCCGACAGAGCGGCGGGTCACGGCCGACCAGACCAACGAGTCCTGGATCATCGGCGAGGCCGCCGTGGTCAAGTGGACGACCCAACCGCTGGTCGGGCCGGATCCGGAGCGGCTGCGCCGACTCGTCGCGGCCGGGTTCAGCCGGACGCCCGCGCTGTGGGGAATGATCGAGTGGCGCACGCCGGACGGGCACTGGGTGCCGGTCGCGACCGTCAACGATCTCGTTCCCGGCGCGGAGGACGGCTGGACCTGGTGCGTCGACGAGGCCAGGCACGCGCTCGCGGCCCTAGATCCGCCCGCCGCGGCGCCGGTTCCGCGCGGCGACGAGGGCGACGGCCGGGTGGGCCGGCCGTTCGGCGCGGAGCTGGGTGCGCTCACCGCCGCGATGCACCTCGCGCTGGCCGACCGGACCCCGGCGACGGCGTCGCCCGACGAGGCACTGTCCTGGCTGGAGGCGGCCGAGGACCTGCTGGGTCAGGTGAGCTCGCCGCTGCTGGACGCGCACCGCGACTCGATCGCCGCGGCGCTGGGCCCGCTCGGGCAGGCCGCCGGGACACCGCTGGTCGCCGCCCATGGCGACTTCCACGTCGGCCAGCTGCTCCGGGCGCCCGGCGGCCCGCTGTTCGTGATCGACTTTGACGGCAACCCGACGTTGACCCCGCGCCAGCGCCGCGCGCCGCAGCCGGCCGCGCTCGACGTCGCGGGGATGCTCCTGTCGCTGGAGAACGTCGGGCACGTGGTGTGCCACCACAATCCCGAGGTGCCCGCCGCCGCGGCCGCCACCTGGACCGCGTCCGTCCAGGCCGAGTTCCTCGACAGCTACCGGGCCGGTCTCGGCTCGGCGGGGCGGGGCGACCTGCTGGACGAGTCGTTGCTGGAGGCGTACGGCTGGCAGCAGCTGTGCCGCGAGCTCGCCTACGCCGACCGGCACCTGCCCCGCTGGCGATACGTACCGGAAGCCGCGCTGCGGCGCCGGTTCCCGCCACCCGCCGGACCCGAGGACGCCTGA
- a CDS encoding nucleotide disphospho-sugar-binding domain-containing protein — MPLTVLFVPESAYGPTNQCIGLGKVLLDRGHTVVFAAERSWEGKLAPFGFGEALVDLAPPATDQGEADQGAEVAGQFWIDFINETAPEFRKPTIEQLETFVAPTYQALIDGARYCEAQLKAIIAEHRPDVLVEDNVIAFPALTTADGAFVRIVSCNPLEIRGAGVAPAFAGYAADDRSQWDAFLAEFDRTHQPMWAEFNDWVQAQGAKPLAERDYIETSTHANLYVYPAELDYTDARPLDSTWHRLDSSVRETDDAYELPARFAFRGPDEALVYLSLGSLGSADVGLMQRLIDLLATTRHKVIVSLGPRADELKLGPNMVGAAMLPQTTIIPQVDLVITHGGNNTTTECMHFGKPMILLPLFWDQYDNAQRVHERGYGIRLPTYGFADDELTGAVDRLFTDTALRTKLDAVGAAIRGRDGLRTGADVIERVGLDHVAARG; from the coding sequence ATGCCCCTCACCGTGCTGTTCGTGCCCGAGTCGGCCTACGGCCCGACCAACCAGTGCATCGGGCTGGGCAAGGTCCTGCTCGACCGGGGGCACACCGTCGTCTTCGCCGCCGAACGGTCCTGGGAGGGCAAGCTCGCGCCGTTCGGCTTCGGCGAGGCGCTCGTCGACCTCGCGCCGCCGGCCACGGACCAGGGTGAGGCGGACCAGGGCGCCGAGGTCGCCGGGCAGTTCTGGATCGACTTCATCAACGAGACCGCGCCCGAGTTCCGCAAGCCGACGATCGAGCAGCTGGAGACCTTCGTCGCGCCGACCTACCAGGCACTCATCGACGGCGCCAGGTACTGCGAGGCGCAGCTCAAGGCGATCATCGCCGAGCATCGGCCGGACGTGCTGGTCGAGGACAACGTGATCGCGTTCCCGGCGCTGACCACCGCGGACGGTGCGTTCGTGCGGATCGTGTCCTGCAACCCGTTGGAGATCCGTGGCGCAGGCGTCGCGCCGGCGTTCGCCGGCTACGCCGCGGACGACCGGTCACAGTGGGACGCGTTCCTCGCCGAGTTCGACCGGACCCATCAGCCGATGTGGGCCGAGTTCAACGACTGGGTGCAGGCTCAGGGCGCGAAGCCGCTGGCGGAGCGGGACTACATCGAGACCTCGACGCACGCCAACCTGTACGTCTACCCGGCCGAGCTCGACTACACGGACGCGCGGCCGCTCGACTCCACCTGGCACCGCCTCGACTCCAGCGTCCGCGAGACCGACGACGCCTACGAGCTGCCCGCGCGGTTCGCCTTCCGAGGCCCCGACGAGGCGCTGGTGTACCTGTCCCTCGGATCGCTGGGGAGCGCCGACGTCGGCCTGATGCAGCGGCTCATCGACCTTCTCGCCACCACCCGGCACAAGGTGATCGTCAGCCTGGGCCCCCGGGCCGATGAGCTGAAGCTCGGCCCGAACATGGTCGGCGCCGCGATGCTGCCCCAGACGACGATCATCCCGCAGGTGGACCTGGTGATCACTCATGGCGGCAACAACACGACCACCGAGTGCATGCACTTCGGCAAGCCGATGATCCTGCTCCCGCTGTTCTGGGACCAGTACGACAACGCGCAGCGGGTCCACGAGCGTGGCTACGGCATCCGGCTGCCGACCTACGGGTTCGCCGACGACGAGCTGACCGGCGCCGTCGATCGCCTGTTCACCGACACCGCGCTGCGTACCAAGCTGGACGCGGTCGGCGCGGCGATCCGGGGGCGGGACGGGCTGCGCACCGGCGCCGACGTCATCGAGCGGGTTGGGCTGGATCACGTCGCGGCCCGTGGCTGA
- a CDS encoding bifunctional DedA family/phosphatase PAP2 family protein: MSRIVDGLINLPPWLVLLVAFALPAAEASIFVGVVFPGEIAIIVAGVLAHAHKLPLWLVIVVGTLGAVIGDSIGYEVGARYGDWVLARLPKRLVKPEHVEQGRALLRRRGGWAVLIGRFTAALRALVPGLAGTSRLPYRTFLPYNIVGGLAWVTMSALIGYVAGASYKAAEHQVSLISGGLLALIVLVLLHQVARRSQRVQSWLARHGDKLPDRWLSVSVLVLVAGGWLLGGLVQDVENVQGPTGATTSDSRLLDDVIGYRRSWLTPVVRGITVLGSSPVTYGVVAVLGALVVWRTRNWVLPLCSVALLGAGQGVRLAISHAIARPRPPRAVWLTGAHGYAFPSGHTTLATIAYGLAGLLLLRLLPASRLATALVSLVAVVLAAAVGLSRVYLGVHWPSDVLAGWSLGAGWLALAATAFTLVRLIRRRRSTPTAAAKTVPEAQTAAEAQAVSAAPDVRRLAIETPAEPSPARDGAGSGAAFRPDLG, from the coding sequence GTGAGCCGCATCGTCGACGGGCTGATCAACCTCCCGCCGTGGCTGGTTCTGCTGGTGGCGTTCGCGCTGCCCGCCGCGGAGGCGTCGATCTTCGTCGGCGTCGTCTTCCCCGGCGAGATCGCGATCATCGTCGCCGGGGTGCTGGCCCACGCGCACAAGCTGCCGCTCTGGCTGGTGATCGTCGTGGGCACCCTGGGCGCTGTGATCGGCGACAGCATCGGCTACGAGGTCGGCGCCCGCTACGGCGACTGGGTGCTCGCGCGACTGCCCAAGCGGCTGGTCAAGCCCGAGCACGTGGAGCAGGGCCGGGCGCTGCTGCGCCGCCGCGGCGGCTGGGCGGTACTGATCGGGCGGTTCACCGCGGCGCTGCGCGCGCTCGTGCCCGGGCTCGCCGGCACCAGCCGGCTGCCCTACCGGACCTTCCTGCCGTACAACATCGTCGGCGGCCTCGCCTGGGTCACGATGTCCGCCCTGATCGGCTACGTCGCGGGCGCCAGCTACAAGGCGGCCGAGCACCAGGTGAGCCTGATCTCCGGTGGGCTGCTCGCCTTGATCGTGCTGGTCCTGCTTCACCAGGTCGCCCGCAGGTCGCAGCGGGTGCAGTCCTGGCTCGCCCGGCACGGCGACAAGCTGCCCGACCGCTGGCTGAGCGTCTCCGTGCTGGTGCTCGTGGCCGGCGGCTGGCTGCTCGGCGGCCTCGTCCAGGACGTCGAGAACGTCCAGGGCCCGACCGGCGCCACGACCTCCGACTCCCGGCTGCTGGACGACGTCATCGGCTACCGCCGGTCCTGGCTGACTCCGGTCGTCCGCGGGATCACCGTGCTGGGCAGCTCGCCGGTCACCTACGGGGTCGTGGCCGTGCTCGGCGCGCTGGTGGTGTGGCGGACCCGGAACTGGGTGCTGCCGCTGTGCTCGGTCGCGCTGCTCGGCGCCGGCCAGGGAGTCCGGCTGGCGATCAGCCACGCGATCGCCCGGCCGCGGCCGCCCAGGGCCGTCTGGCTGACCGGCGCGCACGGCTACGCCTTCCCGTCCGGCCACACGACCCTGGCGACGATCGCCTACGGACTGGCCGGTCTGCTGCTGTTGCGGCTGCTACCGGCGTCAAGGCTGGCGACGGCGCTCGTGAGCCTCGTGGCCGTGGTGCTCGCGGCCGCGGTCGGCCTGTCCCGGGTGTACCTCGGCGTCCACTGGCCCAGCGACGTCCTCGCCGGCTGGTCCCTCGGCGCCGGCTGGCTGGCCCTCGCCGCGACGGCGTTCACGCTGGTGCGGCTGATCCGGCGCCGACGGTCGACCCCGACGGCGGCCGCCAAGACCGTCCCCGAAGCGCAGACCGCCGCCGAGGCTCAGGCCGTCAGCGCCGCCCCTGACGTTCGCCGGCTGGCGATCGAGACTCCGGCTGAGCCGTCTCCCGCGCGGGACGGAGCCGGCTCAGGAGCGGCTTTCCGGCCCGATCTGGGCTGA